Proteins encoded together in one Papio anubis isolate 15944 chromosome 3, Panubis1.0, whole genome shotgun sequence window:
- the RASL11B gene encoding ras-like protein family member 11B: protein MRLIQNMCTIAEYPAQGSAAASDCCVGAAGRRLVKIAVVGASGVGKTALVVRFLTKRFIGDYERNAGNLYTRQVQIEGETLAIQVQDTPGIQVHENSLSCSEQLNRCIRWADAVVIVFSITDYKSYELISQLHQHVQQLHLGTRLPVVVVANKADLLHIKQVDPQLGLQLASMLGCSFYEVSVSENYSDVYSAFHVLCKEVSHKQQPSSTPEKRRTSLIPRPKSPNMQDLKRRFKQALSAKVRTVTSV from the exons ATGCGCCTCATTCAGAACATGTGCACCATCGCCGAGTACCCAGCGCAGGGAAGCGCCGCCGCCTCCGACTGCTGCGTGGGCGCCGCCGGCCGCCGCCTGGTCAAGATCGCGGTGGTGGGCGCCAGCGGCGTGGGCAAGACCG CACTGGTGGTCCGGTTCCTCACCAAGCGATTCATCGGTGACTATGAAAGAAATGCAG GTAATCTGTATACTAGACAAGTTCAGATAGAAGGTGAAACCCTGGCTATTCAGGTTCAAGACACTCCAGGTATTCAG GTccatgagaacagcctgagctGCAGTGAACAGCTGAATAGGTGCATTCGCTGGGCAGATGCTGTGGTGATAGTTTTCTCCATCACTGACTACAAGAGCTATGAACTCATCAGCCAGCTTCACCAGCACGTGCAGCAGCTACACCTAGGCACCCGGCTGCCTGTGGTGGTCGTGGCCAACAAAGCCGACCTGTTGCACATCAAACAGGTTGACCCTCAGCTTGGACTGCAGCTGGCCAGCATGCTAGGCTGCTCATTCTATGAAGTGTCTGTCAGTGAAAATTATAGTGACGTCTACAGCGCCTTCCATGTTCTCTGTAAAGAGGTCAGTCACAAACAACAGCCTAGCAGCACACCTGAGAAGCGAAGAACCTCCCTCATTCCCAGGCCCAAGTCACCCAACATGCAGGACCTGAAGAGGAGGTTTAAGCAAGCTCTCTCTGCCAAAGTGAGGACTGTCACCTCTGTCTGA